One segment of Triticum aestivum cultivar Chinese Spring chromosome 2A, IWGSC CS RefSeq v2.1, whole genome shotgun sequence DNA contains the following:
- the LOC123190880 gene encoding sm-like protein LSM7: MAGRKETALDLAKFVDKGVQVKLTGGRQVTGTLKGYDQLLNLVLDEAVESEREQDDPLKLSTKTRQLGLIVCRGTAVMLVSPTDGTDEIANPFLAAEGAS, from the exons ATG GCAGGGCGCAAGGAGACGGCGCTCGACCTGGCCAAGTTCGTCGACAAGGGCGTCCAGGTCAAGCTCACCGGCGGCCGCCAAG TTACAGGAACTTTGAAGGGATATGACCAGCTGCTGAACTTGGTGCTGGATGAAGCAGTCGAGTCTGAAAGAG AGCAAGATGACCCATTGAAGCTGTCAACCAAGACCAGACAACTTGGTCTAATT GTGTGCAGAGGCACTGCTGTCATGCTGGTGTCACCAACTGATGGAACCGACGAGATTGCCAACCCCTTCCTCGCAGCGGAGGGGGCGTCATAA